The genomic stretch GCGCCGCTCACGGGCGCCCCCGCCGGCGCAGCAGGCCGCCCAGGCGCCCCGCGCCCTCGACCACGCCGCGGAGCGGCGCCAGGGCCAGGGCGAGGCGGCGCACCGTGCGGTCGTCCTCCGGCGTCCGCCGCGCGCCGGAGAGCTGCCAGAAAGTCGCCCAGACGTAGAAGTGGAAGCCCACCAGCACCCCCACGCGAAGGAGGCCGGGAACGCCGTCGCGCCAGGCCCGCCCCTGCACGAGCTGCCGGTAGGTGCGGCGCGCGAGGTCCAGGATCATGGCGCGCGCGGTGAAGGTCTCCCCGCGATCCAGCATCGCCTGGGCCTGCACCGGGGCGTAGCGGACGGCGCGGTCGAGCACCTCGGGGACGCTCCGGCTGCGGTCGTGCACCAGCACCAGCTCGTCGCGGGGCGGGATGCGCGCCAGGCGCTCCTCGGGGACGGCGGGGAGTGCGTTGGGGACCTCCGGCCAGCGCACCCGCTCCCGCCGGTACATGCGGAGCTGCGGCTCCCAGCGCTCCCGCGGGTTGCTGGGAGGGTAGCCGAAGTCGTGGTTCATGCGGGGAAGGACGACGGCGTCGATATCCGGGCGCCCCGCCAGCCTCCGCAGCTCCGCGGCGAGCCCGGGGGTGACCCGCTCGTCCGGGTCCACCACCAGGATCCACTCGCCGGTCGCGTGGCCGGCCACCTCGTTGCGCACCCACTCCACGATGGGGACGGGCTCGCGGCGCACCACCCGCGCGCCGTGGCGCTCCGCGAGCTCCGCGGAGCCGTCGGCGCTGCAGAGGTCCATCACCACCACCTCGTCCGCCCAGG from Longimicrobiaceae bacterium encodes the following:
- a CDS encoding glycosyltransferase family 2 protein produces the protein MSAAPTPRVSACIVCRNEADRLGPCLESVAWADEVVVMDLCSADGSAELAERHGARVVRREPVPIVEWVRNEVAGHATGEWILVVDPDERVTPGLAAELRRLAGRPDIDAVVLPRMNHDFGYPPSNPRERWEPQLRMYRRERVRWPEVPNALPAVPEERLARIPPRDELVLVHDRSRSVPEVLDRAVRYAPVQAQAMLDRGETFTARAMILDLARRTYRQLVQGRAWRDGVPGLLRVGVLVGFHFYVWATFWQLSGARRTPEDDRTVRRLALALAPLRGVVEGAGRLGGLLRRRGRP